The genomic segment CCCGGATTACCGGGATGGATAACCAGATTTTATCGTTGTACGCCAAAGGGATGACCACCCGCGAGATCGCCGCCTCGTTCAAAGAGCTGTATGACGCCGATGTCTCGCCGGCGCTGGTCTCAAAGGTTACCGATGCGGTCATGGAGCAGGTTGTCGAATGGCAAAACCGGCCTCTGTATGCAGTCTATCCCATTGTTTATCTTGACTGTATCGTTCTAAAAGTCCGGCAGGACAGCCGCATCATCAACAAATCTGTGTTCCTGGCGCTGGGCATCAACATCGAAGGCCAGAAAGAGTTGCTAGGTATGTGGCTGGCCGAAAATGAAGGCGCAAAGTTCTGGCTGAACGTGCTGACAGAGCTGAAAAACCGCGGCCTGAACGATATCCTTATCGCCTACGCAGACGAGCTGAAAGGTTTCCCTGACGCTATTAACGCGGTGTATCCGGAGGCGCGGCTCCAGCTGTGTATCGTGCATATGGTGCGCAACAGCCTGCGGTTCGTCTCCTGGAAGGACTACAAGGCCGTCACCCGCGACCTGAAAGCTATTTATCAGGCCCCTACGGAAGAAGCCGGCTTGCAGGCGCTGGAAGCGTTCTCCAGTGCCTGGGACATCCGCTACCCGCAAATAAGTCGAAGCTGGCAGGCAAACTGGGCCAATCTGGCCACGTTCTTTGCCTACCCAACGGACATCCGCAAGGTGATCTACACGACCAACGCCATCGAGTCGTTAAACAGCGTGATCCGGCATACCATCAAAAAGCGCAAGGTGTTCCCGACCGACGACGCAGTGAAAAAGGTGGTGTGGCTGGCGATACAGGCGGCCTCACAGAAATGGACAATGCCTTTGAGGGACTGGCGCATGGCAATGAGCCGCTTTATTATCGAGTTCGGTGACCGCCTGGACGGTCACTTCTGAGAAAAGGCATTTACACAGAATCGTGTACAGGGCATAGTCGCCGATATCTAATGCCGCGGTGATGTCGCCCACGTCCAGCAGCCAGACCAGTATCCGCATCAGTACAGCGTTCTGCGCCCCGGTGCCGCTTGCCAGCACGCCGGCGACCCACGGCTGATAGATGGGCAACATCTCGCGCTTGAGCTGCGCCTTGCGGCGGCGGGATTCGACGTGATGCAGCCAGTCCAAATCCTGCTTCAGCTTGAACAGCAGCAGCTCGTAATGGCCCAGATGGCTCATTTGCGCGCTTTCATCCTGTGAGGCCGCCAACTGGGCGGCCACAAAGGCGCGGTGATAACGGGCAGGATTACTCATCAGCCCTTATTCCCCTGGCTTTTTGGCCGGCGCGGCTTCCGGCTCGAGGATCTGGATATTTTCAATCAGCGCAGTGCACTGATAATCCTCGACCACATACGCCTCGTTGACGGACTCAAAGTTTTCGATGCGATCCCGCTTCGGGTTATCCATCAGGTGGCGGCGACGGGTGCCGTCCTGCCAGTAGAATGGACAGGTTATCCAGGCGGGTGATCAAAATGGTGTTATCGGGGAAGAACGGTACCCGTATCGCCTGCAGGCCGCCCAGGCGTTTCTGGCTGATAATCAGATCCGCTGCCAGCATTTCACTGTTGGGCTGCACCTGGTTAACCAGCGGGAAGTATTTATCCGCCAGCAGCGAGCGACCGCAAATCGCGACCAGTTCGGTATCGTCCTGGAACCAGGGCGCGATATGCTCGTCCGTGGCGTTCATTACCAGCGCATCCAGGTTTTTGTAATCCCCTTTGACACCGACGCGGATTTTCTCGGACACCACGCTACCGGAGGAGGAAACAATTTTATTCATCACCTAGGTCGCAGCACCTTTGCGAATTTTTTCCAGAAAGCCAATATTCACGTCCTGCAGCAGTTTATTGACCTGGAAGTTTGAGGTTTTGGCACGCGAGGTGCCGTTCC from the Candidatus Sodalis pierantonius str. SOPE genome contains:
- the gpM gene encoding phage terminase small subunit, coding for MSNPARYHRAFVAAQLAASQDESAQMSHLGHYELLLFKLKQDLDWLHHVESRRRKAQLKREMLPIYQPWVAGVLASGTGAQNAVLMRILVWLLDVGDITAALDIGDYALYTILCKCLFSEVTVQAVTELDNKAAHCHAPVPQRHCPFL